The Sulfolobus acidocaldarius DSM 639 genome has a window encoding:
- a CDS encoding NAD(P)-dependent malic enzyme gives MKDPVELSKKYEGKIEIYPKIPITSYDDFSLIYTPGVAEVSKAIYKDPEKSFELTSRWNTIAVVTDGTRVLGLGRIGPTAAMPVMEGKSLLFKYLGGVDAIPLPINVKSADEFISVVKALETSFGGINLEDIESPKCFYILEKLQSMLEIPVWHDDQQGTAGAILAGLINAMILTNKDPKESKVVLYGAGASNIATARILAEYGFKLENMIMIDSKGPLYSTREDIDHLMLHHRWKYELAVKTNGYEVKEIKDAFSGADVVISASTPGPNVIKKEWVSVMNKNAIVFALANPIPEILPQDAKEAGAKIVATGRSDFPNQVNNSLIFPAVFRGVLDSRAKSVTDKMVISASEALAEFARRKGINENYIIPRMDEWEAYYEVASAIASKAVELGLARNNKSREEFREIAKQRILRARKIMGLVVTTWSA, from the coding sequence ATGAAAGATCCTGTAGAATTATCAAAAAAGTACGAGGGAAAAATTGAAATATATCCAAAGATTCCGATAACTTCGTATGATGACTTTTCCCTTATTTACACTCCTGGCGTAGCTGAGGTATCTAAGGCTATATATAAAGATCCTGAGAAGAGCTTTGAGCTGACAAGCAGATGGAATACAATTGCAGTAGTTACAGATGGTACAAGGGTATTGGGCTTGGGTAGGATCGGTCCCACAGCGGCAATGCCTGTTATGGAAGGAAAATCACTACTGTTCAAATATTTGGGCGGAGTTGATGCAATACCATTGCCAATAAACGTAAAGAGTGCTGATGAATTCATTTCAGTGGTTAAAGCACTAGAAACCTCATTTGGGGGTATAAACCTAGAGGATATAGAGTCTCCAAAGTGTTTCTACATCCTTGAGAAGTTGCAATCAATGTTGGAAATACCTGTTTGGCATGATGACCAACAGGGCACAGCCGGTGCAATCTTAGCCGGGCTAATAAACGCGATGATACTGACAAATAAAGATCCAAAGGAAAGCAAAGTTGTATTATACGGCGCAGGGGCTTCAAATATAGCTACGGCTAGAATATTGGCTGAGTACGGTTTTAAACTAGAGAATATGATAATGATAGACAGTAAGGGACCATTATACTCGACAAGGGAAGACATTGACCACTTAATGTTACATCATAGATGGAAATACGAGTTAGCTGTAAAGACAAATGGCTATGAGGTCAAGGAGATTAAGGACGCATTCAGTGGGGCTGATGTAGTTATTTCGGCTTCAACTCCAGGTCCAAACGTTATAAAGAAAGAATGGGTAAGCGTGATGAATAAGAACGCGATAGTCTTTGCTCTGGCAAACCCAATACCTGAGATATTACCTCAAGACGCTAAAGAGGCAGGAGCGAAAATAGTAGCCACAGGTAGGAGTGATTTCCCTAACCAGGTGAATAACTCATTAATATTTCCAGCTGTGTTTAGGGGAGTCTTAGACAGTAGGGCTAAAAGTGTGACGGATAAGATGGTAATTTCAGCATCAGAGGCTTTGGCTGAGTTTGCAAGGAGAAAAGGTATTAATGAAAACTACATTATTCCAAGGATGGACGAATGGGAGGCTTATTATGAGGTAGCCTCTGCAATAGCAAGTAAAGCAGTGGAGTTAGGCTTAGCGAGAAATAACAAGAGTAGGGAAGAATTTAGGGAAATAGCGAAGCAGAGAATATTAAGGGCTAGGAAAATAATGGGTTTGGTGGTAACAACATGGTCAGCATAA
- a CDS encoding alpha/beta hydrolase family protein — protein MNYTEIIKGLERLVKIPEYHVLGKLRDNLVFFSTAQGVTNISALINTRVVRLTKEPISFPSTPKSHLDFLVFARDIERGKEKHAVYACNLKGEEYEIASPRVRIMSVAYDDKNVAFVGSSEDGTYLYVIEGGKLKKLNDVPPFSFVTDIEANHITGVSVVSPRSQDFFIADLSGELKILTPKQGSVNQPYRIKGNKVYLASDYENIGESYWIYTYDLASNTYERVDFPERDIYQYKPVEIFYDPEDKLIISKRDGRENLFLNGKLINTVPGTLTGATVIDNYIYFSHSSLVSPHKIYRVDKEGGKVDVVVDNEEHVDLGQVEYVKIQSYDKVEVPTWIIKSKAGKVPSTAVVYVHGGPWGEIDDRWNSIISSLLLFGYHVVTPNFRGSTGYGSKFYLMDIGDPGGGDLMDVVKVRDYIVGKKIAEKVGVMGYSYGGYMTLLALGREPDKWDFGMAGASVADWIEMYELSDSTFKGFIELLFNGKNLDLMKERSPITYVNNVKAPVCIIHSQNDSRTFLSPVIRYVQELHKAGKSFEFHVVPDAGHADYTVDDLINFTLPAIMFLEKLRKKWEEN, from the coding sequence ATGAATTACACAGAAATTATAAAAGGATTAGAGAGACTGGTAAAGATACCCGAATACCATGTGCTAGGAAAACTCAGGGATAATTTAGTCTTCTTCTCCACGGCTCAAGGTGTAACTAATATCTCTGCACTAATCAACACAAGAGTTGTTAGACTCACAAAGGAGCCCATAAGCTTTCCGTCTACTCCGAAGTCACATCTCGATTTCTTAGTTTTTGCCAGAGATATTGAGAGAGGGAAGGAAAAACATGCAGTCTATGCCTGTAATTTAAAGGGAGAGGAGTATGAAATAGCATCTCCAAGAGTAAGGATAATGAGTGTTGCTTATGATGATAAAAATGTTGCTTTTGTGGGCTCAAGTGAAGACGGGACATATCTGTATGTAATTGAGGGAGGAAAACTAAAGAAACTAAATGACGTTCCACCGTTTTCGTTTGTGACAGACATTGAAGCTAATCATATCACAGGAGTATCAGTAGTTAGCCCAAGATCTCAAGATTTCTTCATTGCTGATCTAAGTGGAGAGCTGAAGATCTTAACACCTAAGCAGGGTAGTGTGAATCAACCGTATAGGATAAAAGGGAATAAAGTTTACTTAGCGAGCGACTATGAGAACATTGGTGAGAGTTACTGGATATATACGTATGATTTAGCTTCCAACACTTATGAGAGAGTGGATTTTCCAGAAAGAGATATCTATCAATATAAGCCTGTGGAGATATTTTATGACCCTGAGGATAAGTTAATAATTAGTAAGAGGGATGGAAGAGAAAATTTGTTTTTGAACGGTAAACTGATTAATACTGTTCCTGGAACCCTAACTGGAGCTACAGTAATTGATAATTACATTTACTTTTCACACTCCTCATTGGTTTCACCACATAAAATATACAGGGTAGATAAGGAGGGTGGTAAGGTTGATGTTGTGGTTGATAATGAAGAGCATGTAGATCTGGGACAAGTGGAATATGTGAAAATACAGAGTTATGATAAAGTAGAAGTCCCTACATGGATTATAAAGTCTAAAGCGGGAAAAGTTCCTAGCACAGCAGTAGTGTATGTGCATGGTGGACCATGGGGAGAAATTGATGATAGGTGGAATTCAATAATTTCCTCATTACTTCTATTTGGATATCATGTTGTAACACCTAACTTCAGGGGGTCAACCGGATATGGGAGTAAGTTTTACTTAATGGATATTGGAGATCCTGGAGGTGGTGATTTGATGGATGTGGTTAAGGTAAGGGATTACATCGTAGGAAAAAAGATAGCCGAAAAAGTGGGAGTTATGGGTTATAGTTACGGCGGTTATATGACATTATTGGCACTGGGAAGAGAACCTGATAAATGGGATTTTGGTATGGCAGGAGCCTCAGTAGCGGACTGGATTGAGATGTATGAATTATCTGACTCTACATTTAAGGGGTTCATAGAGCTACTCTTCAATGGAAAGAATTTAGACTTAATGAAAGAGAGATCTCCTATCACTTACGTTAACAACGTTAAGGCTCCTGTATGTATTATACATTCACAAAACGATAGTAGAACCTTTCTCAGCCCTGTAATAAGGTATGTCCAAGAGCTACATAAAGCTGGGAAGAGTTTTGAGTTTCACGTTGTCCCTGATGCAGGTCATGCAGACTACACTGTGGACGATCTCATAAATTTTACACTGCCTGCAATTATGTTCCTAGAGAAGTTGCGTAAAAAGTGGGAGGAAAACTAG
- a CDS encoding GNAT family N-acetyltransferase, with the protein MVSIRLAKKEDTKTIVDFFSRMYRLNSEFDPLLSNPENLEERVSKSVDKSLENPDEIIVVAEDNGKIVGTARVVVHERIFYFPDREAIIEEFYVHPAYRRQGVGKDIISFIEEELEKRGIQLLSANFPSRNVIASSFYKKMGFREIHSKYVKRIY; encoded by the coding sequence ATGGTCAGCATAAGACTGGCTAAAAAAGAAGATACAAAAACCATTGTGGACTTCTTCAGCAGGATGTATAGGTTGAATAGTGAATTTGACCCCCTGTTGAGTAATCCGGAGAATCTGGAGGAGAGAGTGTCAAAGAGCGTGGACAAGAGCCTTGAAAATCCAGACGAAATTATTGTAGTAGCCGAGGACAATGGTAAAATTGTCGGTACTGCAAGGGTTGTGGTGCATGAGAGGATCTTCTACTTCCCTGATAGGGAGGCAATAATAGAGGAGTTTTACGTTCATCCTGCATACAGGAGGCAAGGAGTGGGAAAGGATATAATTAGTTTTATTGAAGAGGAGTTAGAGAAGAGGGGAATTCAATTACTATCAGCTAATTTCCCTTCAAGAAACGTAATCGCCTCATCTTTCTACAAGAAAATGGGATTCAGAGAAATTCATTCTAAATACGTAAAAAGAATATATTAG
- a CDS encoding DNA polymerase domain-containing protein, with protein MEGYLVDALPSYNSVVLVLDGFRKVKVRTTFPIYVITDRPEMIAQHPSVVNYNEEVWRDLEGRQIRLYKFELTDINAYYYIKKRVKTVNELPTVMSQVLHRLNALPFRKITIEESGKEKSSSAERVGNTSTRIELHPEEFPKVSFATVTSVDWYGPSPYGKRYVANINGEEEEQEGRIDDLDLKVDVAECFGIACDKVKASVKIRSKKAPVSIKGLIEWSLLSKTLIRELENSTIGKALTTNEAWIAFQRKVIIPNVVPRVEKMRTLDQLKAVDKGGLVIFPKVGCYNNVYQVDFSSMYPSLIVKYNISAETVDKCNDVETEIGHTICLKEKGIVPEALEWLVNRKEELKKFDKERAEAIKWILVASFGYLGYRNSKFGKIEAYELVTYFARKTLRRTIDLAREHGLEVLHGIIDSLIVRGDKIREFIDHTQQVTGLKLKEEKMKWVMLFNAKDGTPYPMRYLGKLENGEMKVKGLVRKNMPNIVKEFLEDVVEVMGRADTCEQIDIGEIDVIYRRYRQRVAHAEPKDYVLWVKGKPYVRGVRGFYDARKGYKGRDIFYYLHYLERSYEVILSALNGILDLR; from the coding sequence ATGGAAGGCTATCTCGTTGATGCTTTACCGTCTTACAACAGTGTAGTCCTAGTCTTAGATGGATTCAGAAAGGTGAAAGTGAGGACAACATTTCCCATTTACGTTATCACTGATAGACCTGAAATGATAGCTCAACACCCCTCAGTAGTGAATTATAACGAGGAAGTATGGAGGGACTTAGAGGGCAGACAGATAAGGCTATACAAATTTGAGCTAACTGACATAAATGCGTATTATTACATAAAGAAGAGAGTTAAGACTGTAAATGAGTTACCCACTGTTATGTCGCAAGTCTTACATAGGCTAAATGCATTACCATTTAGAAAGATCACTATAGAGGAGAGTGGAAAAGAAAAGAGTAGTAGTGCAGAGAGGGTGGGTAACACTAGTACTAGGATAGAGCTCCACCCAGAGGAGTTTCCAAAAGTATCATTTGCAACAGTTACAAGTGTTGACTGGTATGGACCATCGCCTTACGGTAAGAGATATGTCGCAAACATTAATGGAGAGGAGGAAGAACAGGAGGGGAGGATAGACGATTTAGACCTGAAAGTTGATGTGGCTGAATGTTTCGGTATTGCCTGTGACAAGGTTAAAGCCTCGGTGAAGATAAGGAGTAAGAAGGCACCAGTATCTATTAAGGGATTAATAGAGTGGTCTCTACTAAGTAAGACTTTGATAAGGGAGTTAGAGAATTCGACAATAGGTAAAGCCTTAACCACGAATGAGGCGTGGATTGCCTTCCAGAGAAAGGTTATTATACCAAATGTGGTTCCAAGGGTAGAAAAAATGAGAACACTGGATCAATTAAAGGCTGTGGATAAGGGTGGGTTAGTTATCTTTCCTAAAGTAGGTTGTTACAATAATGTATACCAAGTTGATTTCTCCTCCATGTATCCGTCATTAATAGTTAAATACAATATATCTGCTGAGACAGTGGATAAGTGTAATGATGTGGAGACTGAAATAGGTCATACGATTTGCCTAAAGGAGAAGGGAATAGTGCCAGAAGCATTGGAGTGGTTAGTTAATAGAAAAGAGGAGTTGAAGAAATTCGATAAGGAGAGAGCAGAGGCGATAAAGTGGATTCTCGTTGCCTCATTCGGTTACCTAGGGTATAGGAACTCTAAATTCGGTAAAATAGAGGCTTATGAGTTAGTTACGTATTTTGCACGGAAGACATTAAGGAGAACAATAGACTTAGCTAGAGAACATGGGCTGGAGGTTTTACACGGAATTATAGACTCATTAATAGTTAGAGGAGATAAGATTAGGGAGTTTATTGATCACACACAGCAGGTTACAGGGCTAAAACTGAAAGAAGAGAAGATGAAATGGGTAATGCTATTTAACGCTAAAGACGGAACCCCATATCCAATGAGGTATTTAGGAAAATTAGAGAACGGAGAGATGAAGGTTAAGGGGTTAGTTAGGAAAAACATGCCAAACATCGTTAAGGAATTTCTCGAGGACGTGGTTGAGGTAATGGGTAGAGCCGATACGTGTGAGCAGATCGATATAGGTGAGATTGACGTTATTTACAGGAGATATAGACAACGGGTTGCTCATGCAGAACCAAAGGACTATGTATTATGGGTCAAGGGAAAACCTTATGTCAGGGGAGTGAGGGGATTTTATGACGCCAGGAAGGGTTATAAAGGAAGAGATATTTTCTATTATCTACATTATTTAGAGAGAAGTTACGAGGTGATACTCTCTGCTCTCAACGGGATTCTCGACCTTAGATAG